Genomic segment of Arachnia propionica:
CCCACAGATGAGCGGCGAGGAGGAGGTCACGGACCGGCAACTGGCCAGAGCCGCTTCCCACGACTCCCAGGGCCTGCGCTCCGCCGAGATGGAGGCCCTGGACAACACTCCTGATGCCGCTGTCGCCGAAGCCATGGCGGGACTTGCGGAGAACTATCGGCTGGTGGTCTACCTCTCCGATGTCGAGGGGTTCAGTTACAAGGAGATAGCCACCATCATGGGCACCCCGATCGGGACCGTCATGTCGCGTCTGAACCGCGGCCGGGCACAGCTGCGCAAATCCTTGGCCGACTACGCCGCAGATCGCGGCATCGGGGGTGCCAGGGCATGACCGATCCTGAAATGCCGATTCACGACCATGACGACATGGAAGAGTGCGTGCGGGCCCTGGAGGTCGTTCACGCCTTCCTGCACGGAGAGTTGCCCGAGACCGAGGCCGACCGGGTGAG
This window contains:
- a CDS encoding sigma-70 family RNA polymerase sigma factor → MMEETDTTLLDAAELGLAFENEALTHLDRLYSAALRMTRNPADAEDLVQETYAKALRGRDSFKPGTNMKAWLYRILTNTYINSYRKAARSPQMSGEEEVTDRQLARAASHDSQGLRSAEMEALDNTPDAAVAEAMAGLAENYRLVVYLSDVEGFSYKEIATIMGTPIGTVMSRLNRGRAQLRKSLADYAADRGIGGARA